The proteins below are encoded in one region of Paraburkholderia aromaticivorans:
- a CDS encoding CsbD family protein: protein MDRNRVEGAAKQFKGSVKEAIGRLTGNRTTQVKGAAEKLAGKVQSKVGEAADAVRNRVRR, encoded by the coding sequence ATGGACAGGAATCGTGTCGAAGGTGCAGCGAAACAGTTCAAGGGTTCCGTGAAGGAAGCGATCGGCAGGCTCACCGGCAACCGGACGACGCAGGTCAAGGGCGCGGCGGAGAAACTGGCCGGCAAGGTGCAGTCGAAAGTCGGCGAGGCCGCCGATGCCGTGCGCAATCGCGTAAGGCGGTAG
- a CDS encoding CsbD family protein → MNSNQFEGTVKDAAGKVQGAVGGLTGDAELQAEGKVRQFAGKAQAKYGESVDQVAETTRNNPIGALLIAVGVGFLLGKLI, encoded by the coding sequence ATGAATTCAAACCAGTTCGAAGGTACGGTGAAGGATGCTGCGGGCAAGGTGCAGGGCGCCGTCGGCGGCCTGACCGGAGATGCGGAACTGCAAGCCGAAGGCAAGGTCCGCCAGTTCGCCGGCAAGGCACAGGCGAAATACGGCGAGAGCGTCGATCAGGTTGCCGAAACGACGCGCAACAATCCGATCGGCGCGCTGCTGATCGCGGTCGGCGTTGGATTTCTGCTCGGCAAGCTGATCTGA
- a CDS encoding AI-2E family transporter, with translation MLGFDVRTARQVWTALLIGLLFFCIYMASSTVLVVVFAVFFSYLIYPMVDLVERIRPRRVPRVASIALVFVVVVALIAVVGSIFGVQLQDQATHLLAQLPQLMKSDVPNRFPLPHFLEPLRERIVDFVRGQIETGSDKAVPMARSVGLGVMHAASNLIYLVLIPILSFLLIKEGPRMREDFLDLLNDRHRTLWAEIVTDLNVLLSKYVRALLFLSLATLICYGVAFSLLGVPYAFLLAVSAALLEFVPFAGPLGAVAITLVVAVFSGYPHLLWLVIFIALYRLFQDYVLNPYLMSEGVEISPFLVIVGLLAGDQLGGVAGIFLAVPVIAMLKIIIGRARVFYAASRDEGEAARRALTGKND, from the coding sequence ATGCTGGGATTCGATGTTCGCACGGCCAGACAGGTCTGGACCGCGCTTCTGATCGGGCTGCTGTTTTTCTGCATCTATATGGCGTCGTCCACCGTGCTGGTGGTGGTGTTCGCGGTCTTCTTCAGTTATCTGATCTATCCGATGGTCGATCTCGTCGAGCGCATCCGGCCGCGTCGTGTGCCGCGGGTGGCGTCGATCGCGCTGGTGTTCGTGGTGGTCGTCGCGTTGATCGCGGTGGTCGGATCGATCTTCGGCGTGCAGTTGCAGGATCAGGCGACGCATCTGCTCGCGCAACTGCCTCAGTTGATGAAGTCCGATGTGCCCAATCGCTTTCCGTTGCCGCATTTTCTTGAGCCGTTGCGCGAGCGGATCGTGGATTTCGTGCGCGGCCAGATCGAGACCGGTTCCGACAAGGCCGTGCCGATGGCGCGCAGTGTCGGCCTCGGCGTGATGCACGCGGCCAGCAATCTGATCTACCTCGTGCTGATTCCGATTCTGAGCTTCCTGTTGATCAAGGAAGGTCCGCGGATGCGCGAAGACTTTCTCGATCTGCTGAACGACCGGCATCGCACGTTGTGGGCGGAGATCGTGACCGATCTGAACGTGCTGTTGTCGAAGTACGTGCGCGCGTTGCTGTTTCTGTCGCTGGCTACGCTGATCTGCTATGGCGTGGCGTTCTCGCTGCTCGGCGTGCCTTACGCGTTTCTGCTGGCGGTGAGCGCGGCCTTGCTGGAATTCGTGCCGTTTGCCGGGCCGCTCGGCGCTGTCGCGATCACGCTGGTGGTGGCCGTGTTCAGCGGCTATCCGCATCTGCTCTGGCTGGTGATTTTTATCGCGCTCTACCGGCTGTTTCAGGACTACGTGCTCAATCCCTATCTGATGAGCGAAGGCGTGGAGATCAGTCCGTTTCTTGTCATCGTCGGCTTGCTCGCCGGCGATCAGTTGGGCGGCGTGGCGGGGATCTTTCTGGCCGTGCCGGTGATTGCGATGCTGAAAATCATCATTGGGCGGGCACGCGTGTTCTATGCGGCTTCGCGCGATGAAGGCGAAGCCGCGCGCCGCGCGTTGACCGGCAAAAATGATTGA
- a CDS encoding IS6 family transposase, translating to MKNAKSLYHGHRFTAAVISCAVRWYLRFQLSLRDIEELLFERGVIVSYEAVRRWCDKFGASFGHRVKAARRRPGTTWHLDEVFVTLRAEPYLLWRAVDQHGAELDILLQKRRDKAAAKRFFKRVLASCAEVPRKIVTDQLRSHPAAKAEIPELANVKHVFVKASARINNRAENSHQPTRERERRMRGFRDPERTQAFLSSFGPIRQHFALKRHLLRASLYRKQLAARFATWHRFTEATQDPSVF from the coding sequence ATGAAAAATGCAAAATCGCTTTACCACGGTCATCGCTTTACGGCGGCGGTCATCAGTTGCGCGGTACGCTGGTATTTAAGGTTTCAGCTCAGTCTGCGTGATATCGAAGAACTGCTGTTCGAGCGCGGGGTTATCGTCAGCTACGAAGCGGTCCGACGCTGGTGCGATAAGTTCGGTGCGAGCTTCGGCCACCGTGTGAAAGCGGCGCGTCGCAGGCCCGGCACCACGTGGCACCTTGACGAAGTATTTGTGACGTTGCGCGCCGAGCCTTACCTGTTGTGGCGCGCCGTCGATCAACACGGTGCCGAACTCGATATCCTGCTTCAGAAGCGACGCGACAAGGCTGCAGCGAAGCGGTTTTTCAAGCGCGTGCTTGCTTCGTGTGCTGAGGTACCGCGCAAGATCGTGACCGACCAGCTGCGCAGCCATCCGGCGGCAAAAGCCGAGATTCCCGAACTTGCTAACGTCAAGCACGTCTTCGTCAAAGCCAGCGCGCGGATCAATAACCGGGCGGAAAACAGTCATCAGCCGACGCGCGAACGCGAGCGACGCATGCGCGGCTTCCGCGATCCTGAACGCACACAGGCTTTCTTATCGAGCTTCGGTCCGATCCGGCAGCACTTTGCGCTCAAGCGACATCTGCTACGCGCCTCACTCTATCGCAAACAGCTCGCCGCACGCTTTGCCACCTGGCATCGTTTCACTGAGGCCACCCAAGATCCGTCCGTTTTCTGA
- a CDS encoding DUF3564 domain-containing protein, whose amino-acid sequence MRLTVHLDTFDRVHPMAFAILWLDKDTRQWSREGHFGLDLPEWGSLRVDCGNTLVCSADGSMPVCVLEGLDLNDADGPFEGQTGRTQWCAERGRTLMSGHWHVQCIDSQQIEPEHGLFAARNDV is encoded by the coding sequence ATGCGCCTCACTGTCCACCTCGACACGTTCGACCGTGTTCATCCGATGGCCTTCGCAATCTTGTGGCTCGACAAGGACACGCGACAGTGGTCGCGCGAAGGTCATTTTGGTCTCGATCTGCCCGAATGGGGCTCACTGCGTGTGGATTGCGGCAATACGCTTGTGTGCAGCGCGGACGGCTCGATGCCGGTTTGCGTACTCGAAGGACTCGATCTGAACGACGCCGACGGGCCGTTCGAGGGCCAGACCGGGCGCACGCAGTGGTGCGCGGAACGCGGGCGCACCCTGATGTCCGGCCACTGGCACGTGCAGTGTATCGACAGTCAACAGATAGAGCCGGAACACGGCCTTTTTGCCGCCCGCAACGACGTGTGA
- a CDS encoding c-type cytochrome, with protein sequence MNILSQSSLAACAVFVLTASAAHAETEPTALVDQQHCMFCHTRDAPFLAPSFQQIAERYRDAPNAQFMLEHKLRLGGKAHWGDMAMPLPADRGGPLSAEDAHTLVQWVLNQ encoded by the coding sequence GTGAACATCCTATCCCAAAGTTCTCTCGCGGCATGCGCCGTGTTTGTGCTGACTGCCTCTGCTGCGCACGCCGAGACGGAACCGACTGCTCTGGTCGATCAGCAACACTGTATGTTTTGCCATACGCGCGATGCCCCGTTCCTCGCGCCGTCGTTCCAGCAAATCGCTGAACGATACCGAGATGCACCGAATGCGCAGTTCATGCTCGAACACAAGCTGCGGCTTGGCGGCAAAGCACACTGGGGGGACATGGCAATGCCATTGCCAGCTGATCGCGGCGGCCCGTTGTCGGCGGAAGATGCGCATACGCTAGTGCAGTGGGTATTGAATCAGTGA
- a CDS encoding DUF1488 domain-containing protein, which yields MKIYFPEEHPEYCARDLVVAFPAEVDGARVQCAITAEALEDHFGAASLREDDLITAFNSNRHPIEHAARRLFSEIGAKPVLMHRGYFRFCG from the coding sequence ATGAAGATTTACTTTCCTGAGGAACATCCGGAATATTGCGCGCGCGATCTCGTCGTCGCGTTTCCTGCCGAGGTGGATGGCGCGCGCGTGCAGTGTGCCATCACTGCTGAAGCGCTCGAAGATCATTTCGGCGCCGCGTCACTGCGCGAGGATGATCTGATCACCGCATTTAACTCCAACCGGCATCCGATTGAACACGCAGCGAGAAGACTGTTTAGCGAGATCGGTGCCAAACCGGTACTGATGCACCGCGGCTACTTTCGTTTTTGCGGGTGA
- a CDS encoding zinc-dependent alcohol dehydrogenase family protein — MRAMVFDGNESLLREREMPDPTPGPGQILVDIHACGVCRTDLHLVDHELKHPRLPVIPGHEIVGTVAGLGAGVTGFAVGDRVGVPWVGYTCGHCRYCLSSRENLCDEPGFTGYTIDGGYAERTVADSRYCFHLPEQYTDIAAAPLLCAGLIGYRTLSMAGDAQRIGIYGFGAAAHIVAQVARHQQRTVYAFTRSGDQAARQLALRRGAAWVGGSDEAPPDELDAALLFAPVGALVPQALQAIAKGGVVVCGGIHMSDIPSFPYAFLWGERRVVSVANLTRDDGLAFMRIAAETRLTIETTSYPLAEANRALSDLRDGRLTGAAVLVIR, encoded by the coding sequence ATGCGCGCAATGGTATTCGACGGAAATGAGTCATTGCTGCGTGAACGGGAGATGCCAGATCCTACGCCCGGTCCCGGCCAGATCCTGGTCGATATTCACGCGTGCGGCGTGTGCCGCACCGATCTTCATCTGGTCGACCATGAGCTCAAGCATCCCAGGCTGCCTGTCATCCCTGGCCACGAAATCGTCGGCACCGTAGCCGGGCTCGGCGCGGGCGTAACGGGGTTCGCCGTCGGCGACCGGGTGGGGGTGCCATGGGTCGGCTACACGTGCGGGCACTGCCGCTACTGCCTGTCGTCGCGGGAAAATCTCTGCGACGAACCCGGCTTCACGGGCTATACGATTGACGGCGGTTACGCCGAGCGCACCGTCGCCGACAGCCGCTACTGCTTTCATCTGCCAGAGCAGTACACGGACATCGCGGCGGCGCCGCTGCTATGCGCCGGTCTCATCGGCTATCGCACTTTGAGCATGGCGGGCGACGCGCAACGGATTGGCATTTACGGTTTCGGTGCCGCCGCGCATATCGTCGCGCAGGTTGCGCGTCATCAGCAGCGCACGGTGTATGCGTTTACGCGCTCCGGCGATCAAGCAGCGCGCCAACTCGCGCTGCGTCGCGGTGCGGCGTGGGTCGGCGGCAGCGACGAGGCGCCGCCTGACGAACTCGATGCGGCGTTGCTTTTCGCACCGGTCGGCGCGCTCGTTCCGCAAGCGTTGCAAGCGATCGCGAAAGGTGGTGTGGTGGTTTGCGGCGGGATTCACATGAGCGATATTCCGTCGTTCCCTTACGCGTTTCTTTGGGGTGAGCGGCGCGTGGTGTCGGTGGCAAATCTGACGCGCGATGACGGGCTTGCCTTTATGCGGATCGCGGCTGAGACGCGTCTCACGATTGAAACGACGAGTTATCCGCTGGCGGAGGCCAATCGGGCGCTGAGCGATCTGCGCGATGGCAGGCTGACAGGTGCGGCGGTGCTCGTCATCCGATAG
- the fnr gene encoding fumarate/nitrate reduction transcriptional regulator Fnr yields the protein MSDVTAYSVISPALACTQASPTAGQMPASVRAPRKDALRCTTCTMRSICMPQGLTTEDLQRLESLVCPSRTIKQGETIYRANDSFQSIYAVRAGSFKTVVVHRDGREQVTGFHLAGDSLGLDGVGSGYHSCDAVALEDSKVCIIPFHLLETMCREVKVVQQHVHRMMGGEIVRESSQMMLLGTMSAEERVATFLLNLSDRLRMRGYSPAEFHLRMTREEIGSYLGIKLETVSRMLSKFQRDGLLDARGKDIRILDHEGLVRI from the coding sequence ATGTCTGACGTCACCGCCTACTCCGTCATTTCGCCCGCGCTTGCCTGTACGCAAGCATCGCCGACTGCCGGGCAAATGCCGGCAAGCGTGCGCGCGCCGCGCAAGGACGCATTGCGCTGCACGACCTGCACAATGCGCTCCATCTGCATGCCGCAAGGACTGACAACCGAGGACTTGCAAAGACTCGAATCGCTCGTCTGCCCGTCCCGGACCATCAAACAGGGCGAAACGATCTATCGCGCGAACGACTCGTTCCAGAGCATCTATGCGGTGCGCGCCGGCTCGTTCAAGACCGTCGTCGTGCATCGCGACGGCCGCGAACAGGTTACCGGCTTTCATCTCGCCGGCGACTCGCTGGGCCTGGATGGCGTCGGCTCAGGCTACCATAGCTGCGATGCCGTGGCGCTCGAGGACAGCAAGGTTTGCATTATCCCGTTCCATCTGCTCGAAACCATGTGCCGCGAAGTCAAAGTCGTCCAGCAACACGTGCATCGGATGATGGGCGGCGAGATAGTGCGCGAGTCGTCACAGATGATGTTGCTCGGTACCATGTCCGCCGAAGAGCGGGTCGCAACGTTCCTGCTGAATCTGTCGGACCGCCTGAGAATGCGCGGGTATTCTCCGGCCGAATTTCATCTGCGCATGACACGCGAGGAAATTGGCAGCTACCTGGGAATCAAGCTCGAAACGGTAAGCCGGATGCTCTCCAAATTCCAGCGCGACGGATTGCTCGATGCACGCGGCAAGGACATCCGCATTCTAGATCACGAAGGCCTGGTGAGGATTTAA
- a CDS encoding response regulator has product MNSSPNLPDLRVFLVDDAVSVRRRLAALFGALDGVEIVGEAEEPGAAFAGIDTRVADLVVTELHLSGGTGMELLRLLARKMPHVIVMVLTNHSGAWFRHACLTGGAHYFFDKTGEFDLARNTIQRLAGEHRTRALFQPGAHHV; this is encoded by the coding sequence ATGAACTCGAGCCCCAATCTCCCCGACCTGCGTGTTTTTCTTGTCGACGATGCAGTGTCAGTGCGCCGCCGTTTGGCCGCACTGTTCGGCGCGCTCGACGGGGTAGAGATCGTCGGCGAAGCTGAAGAACCCGGTGCGGCATTCGCGGGCATCGACACGCGCGTGGCTGATCTCGTCGTGACGGAGCTGCATCTGAGCGGCGGCACTGGCATGGAGTTGCTCAGGTTGCTTGCACGAAAAATGCCGCATGTGATTGTCATGGTGCTGACGAATCATTCCGGTGCCTGGTTCCGGCACGCATGTCTGACGGGTGGTGCGCACTACTTCTTCGACAAGACCGGCGAGTTCGATCTCGCGCGAAACACGATCCAGCGGCTCGCCGGCGAACATCGCACTCGCGCCCTTTTTCAACCAGGAGCACATCATGTCTGA
- a CDS encoding response regulator — translation MTRVLIADDHALVRDGLRHILQSTSGFEVVGEANDSVSTVALIRERVADVLVLDLSMPGRNGVELIKQIKEEKPALRILVLTMHAEQQYAVRAFKAGASGYLTKESASAELVSAVTKVAAGGVYVSLAMAERFAQSLNEPADVLPHQRLSDREFDVLKRIAAGQTITEIAAELCVSSKTVSTYKTRILEKMQMPHEAALVRYAMRHKLVNDEEDNI, via the coding sequence ATGACCCGCGTGCTGATCGCCGACGACCATGCGCTGGTGCGCGACGGTCTGCGTCATATTCTCCAGAGCACGAGCGGCTTCGAAGTGGTCGGCGAAGCGAACGATAGCGTCAGCACCGTCGCGCTGATCCGCGAGCGAGTCGCCGACGTGCTCGTGCTAGACCTGTCGATGCCCGGCCGCAACGGCGTCGAGCTGATCAAACAGATCAAGGAAGAAAAGCCCGCGCTGCGCATCCTCGTGCTGACCATGCACGCCGAGCAGCAATACGCGGTGCGCGCGTTCAAGGCCGGCGCGTCAGGTTACCTGACGAAAGAAAGCGCGAGCGCCGAGCTGGTGTCGGCCGTCACAAAGGTCGCCGCGGGTGGCGTGTATGTGAGCCTTGCGATGGCCGAGCGATTCGCACAAAGCCTCAACGAGCCGGCTGATGTGCTGCCGCATCAGCGTTTGTCCGACCGGGAATTCGACGTCCTGAAGCGCATTGCCGCGGGTCAGACCATCACCGAGATCGCGGCCGAACTGTGTGTGAGCAGCAAGACCGTCAGCACGTACAAGACGCGCATCCTCGAAAAAATGCAGATGCCACACGAGGCGGCATTGGTGCGCTATGCGATGCGTCACAAACTGGTGAATGACGAAGAAGACAACATCTGA